The genomic DNA CTTGtcaagattattttattgaatctTAAACcgtcaaattttaattaaaatctacAACTTACTAGATTTTCCTCAAATACAATTACTGAAGTAATTCTCTGATTAAAACTCTCTCAAAAATAAGTTTTGATGTATGAAGTTATCACCCTAAACTAAAATATGTTCCTGCAGCATTTTATGTTCCTACTGAATCTCAGACGGCTCTTAGGACCTTCTTCAACATTTCATCCAAAACTTTCATACCACAAACACCACCAAACACGTTACATTTCCACCCAGGTCTTCGCTTATAATTTGCACACGTGTGCAGGTTTTGTCACCCAAATCTACTTTTCGCCAAGCCACCTCACACCAGGAaacgcatgtgtgtgtgtttatgaggttgttttttcaattacatttttttcctctccgcTCCTTGATTCACCTCCTTCACCACGGATGAGCGCCCCCGGCAAAGGTAGACAGAACAGCTTGGCTTGGTTTAATTTGGCTGCAAAATAGAACTTATTACCACTTGAAGCGGCTTTCGTCGCTAGCGCTAGCGATGCAATATTGTACGATTCTTCACCAAAACCTACAtcgctatgtgtgtgtgtgtccaggTACGTATGAATGTGCGCTTCAAGCGTTTGCTCCTCCCACAACCAACCTCATCCGACTCACTCCACAGGGAGatgtgcgctcggttcgggagCTAAACCGGGAGGCAAAATTCGTGCTCCGTCGGCTCGGAACACTGagttccgttcgttcgttcgtttcggtCGGTTACGGGGAAGGAAAATCCGAGCGCTAACGCTAGCGTGCCCTGGTGGACGATTGGCGAAACTATCGCTTTAGCCAAGACACACACCACAGTCATGACATCAACATACTCATTGAAGGAAATAggaaaagaaatgttttttaatattatttcttAAACACAATCCAAACTGTTTATTATTCTCACTCTTCACAGCTCAACCATAAAGGGAAGATCCCAATTTTTACGCCCATCACCATTGTACAGAAATCCAAACACGTTACTGTTCGCTTTGTGGAAAAAATCCAACCCCAACCAATGCAACGAACTCCACATCGCCAGCTGATCCGAATCGTCCATACGCAGCGTGAAACTTTTCCCTTCGGGCAACACATCGCTCTCCAGCGGATCAAACACATCCATCGCAAGATTACACTCCTTCCTGCCACGCAGATTCTCTTCCGCCGATCGTTCAGGCCGCCGGAAGTGTTGATAATTACCCAGCTCACCCAGCTCCTCCCGGTTTAACCCTTGAAAGAACGGATTCAACACAATCTGCCCGTCGGTGGACATTCTTAGCGCACCCCTTGGAACGCCGGCCGCTTCACGCAGAATCGCATGCATCACGTACCACAGCCGATCCTGTTCGTTCACCATCACGCTCGGGCTTCCCGCTGCGAGGGAACGAATTTTGAACGCGAAACTACCATTTCCGGTAAATTCACTCCAAAGTCGGCTCCAATCTTCGCTCCAGCTGGCAGGCTCGAGCAGCAGTATCCAACCGACCCCGTCACGGCTGTAGTAAAACTTTCGATGTTGAAACAGATCCACTCCGGGGGTGCCGAACGCGAGCAGATAATTGATCGAGTGTGCCTCCAGCTGGCCCAGAAAGAAAAGCTTGCTTAGTTTGTGATCTTGCTTGAGGAGGGTTAGGGAGCTTTCTAGCTTCAGCTGCAGCGGGGTTGGGATGGTTCGCCAAAAGTTGGAAAGAAGTGGGACGAGTTCGGAAAAGGTACTTATTTCCATGGTGGGATGGGCTTTTCGGCTGGGTTAATTGTGGCAAGAGACGAGCGCTGTTAGTAGTTGGACAAGAATACGAATGAActgctctccctctctcttttaGAAGATTAACGTTACATGAGGACTGCTACGATGTTCAGATTAATTTTACGTTTATCAATTGCTTACTTTGTTGTTCAATTATCTCACAACTTAAAGATGTAAAAGTCAACTAACCAAGAGGCTGAATTCTGAGTTTTACAATAATTCTTTGGGTTTAACACTTCACAAATGTGATTGAATACATCTCTTGCCTTGTGCAGTCATTGGAGACTAAAACATCAAAAAGGCTTTGCATACTTCCGGCGCTTGAGCTGAAATTTGCAAGGGAAAACGACAACGAACACTGAAAAGCCGATCGGAACCTTAGCATAATTAATATTCTTTCATCCTTTCGTAAGCTTCTTCTCGTCAGCTATCCGCGTAACAAAATCGACCAACTGAGGCTGAACTGAGCCGTAAGTACACTGGCAAGTGTCTGACAAATTGTCACAAAATCGAATCCATTTCACTGCGCTCTTCACTA from Anopheles stephensi strain Indian chromosome 2, UCI_ANSTEP_V1.0, whole genome shotgun sequence includes the following:
- the LOC118503794 gene encoding radial spoke head protein 9 homolog; this encodes MEISTFSELVPLLSNFWRTIPTPLQLKLESSLTLLKQDHKLSKLFFLGQLEAHSINYLLAFGTPGVDLFQHRKFYYSRDGVGWILLLEPASWSEDWSRLWSEFTGNGSFAFKIRSLAAGSPSVMVNEQDRLWYVMHAILREAAGVPRGALRMSTDGQIVLNPFFQGLNREELGELGNYQHFRRPERSAEENLRGRKECNLAMDVFDPLESDVLPEGKSFTLRMDDSDQLAMWSSLHWLGLDFFHKANSNVFGFLYNGDGRKNWDLPFMVEL